From the Candidatus Omnitrophota bacterium genome, the window CATCGTACAAGTAGGAACTCAAACCCGCAGCGCACCTTACGCCATCAAGGCGCTGGAATACATTCAAAGCGGCGCACTAGGGACGATTCCCTTATGCAAAGTCTATAATCTGAAGTCGGGCGATCCATATAAAAAATCTCCCATCAGCGAACCGCCTCAAGACGTGAATTGGGATCTCTGGCTCGGCGCCGCGCCCTTGCAGCCTTACTGCGAAAGCGCAATGAGAGGCGGGTGGCTTTATTCCTGGGATTTCTGCGGCGGCGATATGGGCAACGACGGCATCCACCAACTCGATCTCGCCCGGATGCTGATCGGCAAAGAATACCCCAACGCCGTGCATTGCACTGGCGGAAACCTCGCATATCAAGACGACCGCGAAGTTCCCGATACGCAAGCGGCAACGTTCGATTACGACGATATGATCATGACCTTCGAAATGACGAATTACCCGCCCTATATGGCCAAAACGACCGTCGATTTTCGAAATACCGATCAATATCCCTATTGGCCGCAAAACTCCACCCGGATCGAGCTCTACGGAACCAAACAACTCATGATCTTCGGAAGGCACGGCGACGGTTGGCAAGTTTATACCAATGACGGCGAAGTCGCCGCTCAGGGCAATGGTCCATTTCCCGATGGAGCGCACCGCGAGAATTTTCTTCAATGCCTCCGCAGCCGCCAACTTCCCAACGCCGACATCGAGAAAGGCCATCGCAGCGCCATCCTGGCTCATCTGGGAAATATCGCCTACCGCACGGGCAAGAGAAAATTGCTATTCGACGGGAAAACGGAATCGTTCCTGGGCGATGAATCGGCTAACCGGCTTTTGAAGCGCGACTATCGCAAGCCCTATGA encodes:
- a CDS encoding Gfo/Idh/MocA family oxidoreductase, producing MQRQRRRDFLRQSGKGLISLTAGAMLLGRPERAICANERIRFGAIGLGGRGSALVRGFALEKDVQFVSLSDPDGRRGGDLFDILKSEHNSALTREDDFRRILENKDIDAVIVATPDHWHALPTIMACQAGKDVYVEKPASHNIWEGRKMVDAARKYNCIVQVGTQTRSAPYAIKALEYIQSGALGTIPLCKVYNLKSGDPYKKSPISEPPQDVNWDLWLGAAPLQPYCESAMRGGWLYSWDFCGGDMGNDGIHQLDLARMLIGKEYPNAVHCTGGNLAYQDDREVPDTQAATFDYDDMIMTFEMTNYPPYMAKTTVDFRNTDQYPYWPQNSTRIELYGTKQLMIFGRHGDGWQVYTNDGEVAAQGNGPFPDGAHRENFLQCLRSRQLPNADIEKGHRSAILAHLGNIAYRTGKRKLLFDGKTESFLGDESANRLLKRDYRKPYEIPEQV